A single region of the Vicia villosa cultivar HV-30 ecotype Madison, WI linkage group LG4, Vvil1.0, whole genome shotgun sequence genome encodes:
- the LOC131596917 gene encoding uncharacterized protein LOC131596917, whose protein sequence is MISVVKGRLENFDGWSEGKDFVVWHGNSELGFSVASYYAFYERLCIPFGPHKKYKKVFGLVWKMEVSFKIKAFGWRLLHNKLPTKDLLVLRGISFSLDNLNCILGGSCSENRKHFFFGCWVLNKVWSEIAFWVGKEDSREEECWPNFIDWYLYFRSNKVKDRKLGVLWLATTWTLWLLRNGVCFRKDSWSVNNIVWNIKFLVWKWSFCGKITHPNYSFYEFWKEPLFFLL, encoded by the coding sequence ATGATTTCGGTCGTTAAGGGGCGGTTGGAGAATTTTGATGGTTGGTCGGAAGGCAAAGATTTCGTGGTGTGGCATGGAAATTCGGAGTTGGGTTTTTCCGTTGCTTCGTATTATGCCTTTTATGAGAGATTGTGCATTCCCTTCGGTCCTCATAAGAAGTATAAAAAAGTTTTTGGGCTAGTGTGGAAGATGGAAGTGTCGTTCAAAATCAAGGCCTTTGGTTGGAGACTTCTTCATAATAAGCTACCCACTAAGGATCTCTTGGTTCTTAGAGGTATTTCTTTCTCCTTGGATAATTTAAATTGCATTTTGGGTGGTAGTTGTTCAGAGAATAGGAAGcatttcttttttggttgttGGGTGCTAAATAAGGTTTGGAGTGAAATTGCTTTTTGGGTGGGTAAGGAGGATAGTAGGGAGGAAGAGTGTTGGCCGAATTTTATAGATTGGTACCTTTACTTTCGTAGTAATAAGGTGAAAGATAGAAAATTGGGTGTTTTGTGGCTAGCTACTACTTGGACCCTTTGGTTGCTAAGGAATGGGGTGTGTTTCCGGAAGGATAGTTGGAGCGTTAATAATATCGTTTGGAACATAAAGTTTCTAgtttggaagtggtctttttgTGGGAAAATTACTCACCCTAATTACTCCTTTTACGAGTTTTGGAAGGAACCGTTGTTTTTTCTCTTGTAA